The following are from one region of the Rosettibacter firmus genome:
- a CDS encoding HAMP domain-containing sensor histidine kinase: MIKLYTSSLRAKIFLGFTVILLIMFLAAIWSIYNFYRLNESINLTMQENYSSIIAADNIGKALDDQLHGLTLMYNQNFEEGEKLFEKSKEDFFYWYDKARKSAYTQEEKNILDSLNYEYDNFLKYLYNNIDYKIYINKKGKAFNIEFVTIVNQIKDIKKKSNKILEINHQLLNKAVDNTKTITQTATFFIVVILLGAIFISIVFSTKFSNYVVRPLNKLRKSVEHISEGNFNEKIEIDENSDEINSLAEEFNKMSEKLQKYEQLNLSKILFEKKKSELVIESMNEPVLMVDENLNVLLTNKSFNEIFKDVLNDKSKLNKLLNLSGLENKAENQDQDIYHDKEIVVVKDKDGSRKYFKMIEASLNIPEKEMKGTVYVFNDITKYQELDKMKSEFVAKVSHELKTPLTSMGMAIGIIEDGVAGELTDKQKELITSIKEDYERLNKLVYEILELTKLEANRNRIKFENFEARKLLEHVFKKFEPIAKEKNIELKVSDFSEGAMIKGSYDHMISAIENLIYNSIKFTPNNGKISVEQKVENGKINIIISDTGIGISPENLKKIFDKFIQIDDISPGSLGLGLSIAKEIIEIHDGEIKAFSQLGKGSTFQIIIPAA; this comes from the coding sequence ATGATTAAACTTTATACATCCAGTTTACGTGCAAAAATATTTTTAGGATTTACTGTAATCTTACTTATTATGTTTCTGGCTGCGATCTGGAGCATATATAATTTTTATAGACTGAATGAGTCTATAAATCTAACAATGCAAGAAAATTATTCGAGCATAATAGCTGCTGATAATATTGGCAAAGCTTTAGATGATCAACTGCATGGATTAACTTTAATGTACAACCAGAATTTTGAAGAAGGCGAAAAGTTATTCGAAAAAAGTAAAGAGGATTTTTTTTACTGGTATGATAAAGCACGTAAATCTGCCTATACACAAGAAGAAAAAAATATTCTTGATTCTTTAAATTATGAATACGATAACTTTCTTAAATATTTATATAACAATATAGATTATAAAATTTATATCAATAAAAAGGGAAAAGCTTTCAATATAGAATTTGTAACCATTGTTAATCAAATAAAGGATATAAAGAAAAAAAGTAATAAGATTCTGGAAATAAACCATCAGCTTCTAAATAAAGCAGTTGACAATACAAAAACAATTACACAAACAGCTACTTTTTTTATTGTTGTGATACTATTGGGGGCAATATTTATCAGCATTGTTTTTAGCACGAAATTCTCGAATTATGTTGTACGACCTTTAAACAAATTACGTAAATCTGTAGAACACATAAGCGAAGGAAATTTCAACGAGAAAATTGAAATTGATGAAAATAGTGATGAGATTAATAGTCTTGCAGAAGAATTTAATAAAATGAGCGAGAAACTTCAGAAGTATGAACAACTTAATCTAAGTAAAATATTGTTTGAAAAGAAAAAATCAGAATTAGTTATTGAAAGTATGAATGAACCAGTTTTAATGGTAGATGAAAATTTGAATGTACTTCTTACTAATAAATCATTTAATGAAATTTTTAAGGATGTATTAAATGACAAATCAAAATTAAATAAACTCTTGAATTTATCTGGTTTAGAGAATAAAGCAGAAAATCAGGATCAGGATATATATCATGATAAGGAAATTGTTGTAGTAAAAGACAAAGATGGTTCCCGTAAATATTTTAAAATGATTGAAGCTTCGCTTAACATTCCGGAAAAAGAAATGAAGGGAACTGTTTATGTATTTAATGATATTACAAAATATCAAGAACTTGATAAGATGAAATCTGAATTTGTTGCAAAAGTATCTCACGAACTTAAGACTCCTTTAACTTCAATGGGAATGGCAATTGGAATTATTGAAGATGGGGTTGCGGGAGAACTAACTGATAAACAAAAAGAACTTATAACTTCGATTAAAGAAGATTATGAAAGATTAAATAAATTGGTTTATGAAATTTTAGAACTAACAAAGCTCGAAGCAAATAGAAATAGAATAAAGTTTGAAAATTTTGAAGCAAGGAAATTATTAGAACATGTTTTTAAGAAATTTGAACCCATTGCTAAAGAAAAAAATATCGAACTTAAGGTTTCTGATTTTTCTGAAGGCGCTATGATTAAAGGAAGTTATGATCATATGATAAGTGCAATTGAAAATCTTATTTATAATTCAATAAAATTTACCCCTAATAATGGGAAAATTTCTGTAGAACAAAAAGTAGAGAATGGAAAAATAAACATAATAATATCTGATACTGGAATAGGAATTAGTCCTGAAAATCTTAAGAAAATTTTTGATAAATTCATTCAAATTGATGATATATCTCCCGGTAGTTTAGGCTTGGGATTATCGATAGCTAAAGAAATAATAGAAATACATGATGGAGAAATTAAAGCCTTCAGTCAATTAGGTAAAGGAAGCACTTTTCAAATAATAATACCGGCTGCATAA
- a CDS encoding MFS transporter, translating into MTTKIYTTSWKFPKEFWIANVMELLERAAYYGFFIVLTLYLTDIVGFNDKETGIVAGIFFAGLYFAPPFVGAISDKIGFKNGLLLAFSLLTIGYFLLGLFHTKILVIIFLFIVLVGGSFIKPLITGTVAKTTNEDNRARGYSLFYWIVNIGAFSGKTFVPYIRQGIGLEYVNFFSAAMSFIALLFALLFFKDIDKNYQQKSFDDIWKSLIKIFSTPRLIILILIVTGFWIIQHQLYATMPKYVIRLLGEEAKPEWLANVNPAVVVIFVVLITQLMKNKKAITSMLIGMILMPFSALAMAGSQALESLTGPSVSIMGWFAMHPLTIMMIIGIGIQGLAECFISPRYLEYFSLQAPKGEEGLYLGFSHLHSFFSALTGFIMSGFLLDSYCPDPNTLPAGLTEVQKAAYYSNAHVIWYYFLAIGLTAAIALFIYKIITENIDKKKNS; encoded by the coding sequence ATGACAACAAAAATTTATACTACAAGCTGGAAATTTCCCAAAGAATTCTGGATTGCTAATGTAATGGAACTTCTTGAGCGTGCTGCTTATTATGGATTTTTCATAGTTCTCACTTTATATCTTACAGACATTGTGGGTTTCAACGATAAAGAAACTGGAATTGTTGCTGGAATTTTCTTTGCTGGATTATACTTCGCTCCACCTTTTGTAGGAGCAATTTCAGATAAAATTGGATTTAAAAATGGACTTCTACTTGCATTCTCTTTATTAACAATTGGATATTTTTTGCTTGGTTTATTTCATACAAAAATTCTTGTAATAATTTTTTTATTCATTGTTTTAGTTGGTGGTTCTTTTATAAAACCATTAATTACTGGAACTGTTGCCAAAACAACAAACGAAGATAATCGTGCAAGGGGATATTCTCTTTTTTACTGGATCGTAAATATTGGTGCATTCAGTGGAAAAACATTTGTGCCTTATATTCGTCAAGGTATTGGACTGGAGTATGTAAACTTTTTTTCTGCTGCAATGTCGTTTATCGCTTTATTATTTGCTCTTCTCTTTTTCAAAGATATTGATAAAAACTATCAACAAAAATCTTTTGATGATATCTGGAAATCACTTATAAAAATTTTTTCTACTCCACGATTAATCATTTTAATATTAATTGTAACAGGTTTCTGGATAATTCAACATCAACTTTATGCAACAATGCCCAAGTATGTTATTCGTCTTCTTGGAGAAGAAGCAAAACCCGAATGGCTTGCAAATGTAAATCCTGCTGTAGTGGTCATCTTTGTTGTTCTTATAACACAACTTATGAAAAACAAAAAAGCTATAACATCGATGTTAATTGGAATGATATTAATGCCTTTCTCTGCTTTAGCTATGGCAGGAAGTCAAGCTCTCGAATCTTTAACCGGTCCTTCAGTTTCAATTATGGGATGGTTTGCAATGCATCCACTAACTATTATGATGATTATCGGAATTGGAATTCAAGGACTTGCAGAGTGTTTTATATCTCCAAGATATTTAGAATATTTTTCATTACAGGCACCAAAAGGAGAAGAAGGACTTTATCTGGGATTCAGTCATCTCCATTCATTCTTTTCGGCTTTAACTGGATTTATTATGTCTGGCTTTTTACTCGATAGTTACTGTCCAGACCCCAATACATTACCTGCTGGATTAACTGAAGTTCAAAAAGCAGCTTATTATTCAAATGCTCATGTTATCTGGTATTATTTTCTTGCAATTGGTTTAACCGCTGCAATCGCATTATTTATTTATAAAATTATAACAGAAAATATTGATAAAAAGAAAAATTCTTAA
- a CDS encoding PEGA domain-containing protein gives MMRKFLYYSVILIIALLIESCATVINTTTQNIEIKTNPSNAKIIIDGKKFGTTPQLVNLERGSNHVIKLELEGYDTYETQITRKISIWFWGNAFNGFLPGMLIDMFTGSMYNLLPEAINVELQQLKTEPAKKR, from the coding sequence ATGATGAGAAAATTTCTTTATTATTCGGTTATATTAATTATTGCTTTATTAATAGAATCATGTGCGACTGTAATCAATACTACGACACAAAATATCGAAATAAAAACAAATCCATCAAATGCCAAAATTATTATTGATGGGAAAAAGTTTGGTACAACTCCACAATTAGTAAATCTTGAACGAGGTTCTAATCATGTTATTAAACTTGAACTTGAAGGATATGATACTTATGAAACTCAAATCACAAGAAAAATTTCTATCTGGTTCTGGGGAAACGCATTCAATGGATTTTTACCGGGAATGCTGATCGATATGTTCACAGGCTCAATGTATAATTTATTACCTGAAGCTATAAATGTTGAATTACAACAGCTCAAAACTGAACCAGCTAAGAAAAGATAA
- a CDS encoding glycoside hydrolase family 43 protein, with product MIKKLIIFYCLLQLINLNAQKLHSDNGDGTYTNPVIYSDFPDPDVIRVDSVYYMVSTTMFIFPGVTILKSYDLVNWEYCTNAIERFDFSPCYNLEGCNRYSRGQWATSFRYHKGKYYLLFMTLDEGGFLCTAEKPEGPWHIKKLSRGFYDPGLFFDDDGKIYVAHGYNKIYITELDTNFNAISEDVLVYTGDIRPGLEGTHVYKINGYYYLYCTYGGPDGFQVAFRSKNIYGPYEQKVVIRDDSYLGTGLHQGALIQTQTGEWWTIIFQDGGAFGRFPSLQPVTWVDDWPMVGIDGKGVITYRKPNVGKQYPIKILPTSDEFDSTKLGLQWGWNHNPVPDKWSLTENPGNLRLRTVKVVSNLREARNTLTQRIFAYYSKSFATTATIKMNIDSMKIGDVAGLAVFQDPYAFIAVKAINNKKYVVMVNNGVQMDSVEINSSVVYFRAMAEYGTGRAYFAYSTDNALFLKIGNNLNMQFNLSVFTGNKFCIFNYPTKTLGGFVDIDWFRINVLPISDMN from the coding sequence TTGATAAAAAAATTAATAATATTTTACTGCTTATTACAATTAATAAATCTTAATGCACAAAAGCTACACAGCGATAACGGTGATGGTACTTATACTAATCCTGTTATTTATTCTGATTTTCCAGATCCTGATGTTATAAGAGTCGATTCTGTTTATTATATGGTATCAACAACTATGTTTATTTTCCCTGGTGTTACTATTCTTAAATCATATGATCTTGTTAACTGGGAATATTGTACTAATGCAATTGAAAGATTTGATTTCAGTCCTTGCTATAATCTTGAAGGATGTAATCGTTATTCGAGAGGTCAGTGGGCAACAAGTTTTAGATATCATAAAGGGAAATATTATTTATTATTTATGACACTTGATGAAGGTGGATTTCTTTGTACTGCTGAAAAACCAGAAGGTCCCTGGCATATTAAAAAATTATCAAGAGGATTTTATGATCCTGGATTATTTTTTGATGACGATGGTAAAATTTATGTTGCTCATGGTTATAATAAAATTTATATAACTGAACTTGATACTAATTTTAATGCGATTAGTGAAGATGTTTTAGTTTATACTGGCGATATACGTCCAGGTCTCGAAGGAACTCATGTTTATAAAATTAATGGTTATTATTATTTGTACTGTACTTATGGTGGACCTGATGGTTTTCAGGTTGCTTTCCGGTCAAAAAATATTTATGGACCTTATGAACAAAAAGTTGTTATAAGGGATGATTCATATTTGGGAACAGGTTTACATCAAGGTGCTTTAATACAAACTCAAACTGGTGAATGGTGGACAATAATATTTCAAGATGGAGGAGCATTTGGCCGATTTCCTTCTTTGCAACCAGTTACCTGGGTTGATGATTGGCCTATGGTTGGAATTGATGGGAAAGGAGTAATTACATATAGAAAGCCGAATGTTGGCAAACAATATCCGATTAAAATATTACCAACATCTGATGAATTCGATAGTACAAAATTAGGATTACAATGGGGCTGGAATCACAATCCTGTGCCTGATAAATGGTCTCTTACTGAAAATCCAGGTAATCTGAGATTAAGAACAGTAAAGGTGGTTTCTAACTTACGTGAAGCACGTAACACTTTGACACAAAGAATTTTTGCTTACTATTCAAAGTCTTTTGCAACTACAGCAACAATTAAAATGAATATTGATAGTATGAAAATTGGTGATGTTGCTGGACTTGCTGTTTTTCAAGATCCATATGCATTCATTGCCGTTAAAGCCATTAATAATAAAAAGTATGTTGTAATGGTAAATAATGGTGTCCAAATGGATTCTGTAGAAATAAATTCATCTGTAGTTTATTTTAGAGCAATGGCAGAGTATGGTACAGGTCGTGCTTATTTTGCTTATAGTACAGATAATGCTTTGTTTCTAAAAATTGGAAATAATTTAAATATGCAGTTTAATCTCTCAGTTTTTACTGGAAATAAATTTTGTATTTTTAATTATCCTACAAAAACTCTTGGTGGATTTGTTGATATAGATTGGTTCAGAATAAATGTATTACCAATAAGTGACATGAATTAA
- a CDS encoding family 43 glycosylhydrolase, with the protein MRRIFIILIVFASSFYSQSISFKTYMNPIIPGDHPDPTLTKVGKYFYTSGSSFNPTPKIYRSTDLVHWEVIAQPVSASWSGYGDSPGGGIWGGHMVYYKGKYWHFFGRGGGSMYFVTADNPEGPWSSPTQMRVPSNMPSGLGVDNSIFIDEDTGKWYLLTKAGQPNNHIVELGDDGQPTGKVLDLTWLNPQPYPFGWAEGPVMWKYKGFYYYSFAQHLAGAQYVMRSDTLTDDKSKWTIISSNIFNGTRYFYNTPNHISPAVMLNDSTSWVIAHSYHGNSLWYAQGRQGLLCQVKYNEQGFPYIQYPSNDGVPAPNLPSSGIPWTVPKSDFFESSKLNPEWSFLGYTSNATYSLTERPGWLRLSPKTSTKPNTLIKNDGEHNYSLITKLDFNPESVNHEAGLWIINGPQTLTVKVYSTVNSSGKKVFAFSFDKTYYEVENTIGNIVWLKLIRDEHLMSGYYSADGCKWYQIGQTIDASAIDKEQTQFNNFTGNRQGIYVKGKLAYFDLYIYRDAYTKITAQNPANKLGVSPAGNYLESINNNDWAMYAGVEFGHDDYKNIPDSIEISASSNTTGGIVEVWLDSIDTGRKISECKIENTGGWTKYNIFKAAVVDSVTGSHDVYFRFIGTGTDQLFRINWFRFISKIDTLTSIKDTYGELNYQKTYQLYQNYPNPFNSTTRISFSISEDSFVSLKIYDLLGREVVTLISDKLLAGNHILNWEVNNLTSGIYLCQLKAGNFIDTKKLVLLK; encoded by the coding sequence ATGAGAAGGATATTTATAATATTGATTGTATTTGCGAGTAGTTTTTATAGTCAATCTATATCATTTAAGACTTATATGAACCCGATTATACCTGGTGATCATCCTGATCCAACATTAACAAAAGTTGGTAAGTATTTTTATACTTCGGGTTCTTCTTTTAATCCTACACCAAAAATCTACAGGTCAACAGATCTTGTTCACTGGGAAGTAATTGCACAACCTGTATCAGCCTCATGGTCGGGGTATGGAGATAGCCCTGGTGGAGGAATCTGGGGTGGTCATATGGTTTATTATAAAGGAAAATATTGGCATTTCTTTGGAAGAGGTGGGGGTAGCATGTACTTTGTTACTGCAGATAACCCTGAAGGACCCTGGAGTTCACCAACTCAAATGAGAGTGCCATCAAATATGCCTTCAGGATTAGGAGTTGATAATTCAATTTTTATTGACGAAGATACTGGCAAATGGTATTTGCTTACAAAAGCTGGTCAACCTAATAATCATATTGTTGAATTGGGAGATGATGGACAACCAACAGGAAAAGTTCTTGATTTAACCTGGTTAAATCCTCAACCTTATCCATTTGGTTGGGCTGAGGGACCTGTTATGTGGAAATATAAAGGTTTTTACTATTATAGTTTTGCTCAGCATCTTGCTGGTGCTCAGTATGTAATGAGAAGTGATACATTAACAGATGATAAATCTAAATGGACTATAATAAGTAGTAATATTTTTAATGGAACAAGATATTTTTATAATACACCAAATCATATTTCACCAGCTGTTATGCTTAATGATAGTACAAGCTGGGTAATTGCACATAGTTATCATGGAAATTCTCTTTGGTATGCACAGGGGAGACAGGGTTTGCTCTGTCAGGTTAAATATAATGAACAAGGTTTTCCATATATTCAATATCCATCTAATGATGGAGTTCCAGCACCAAATTTGCCAAGTAGTGGAATACCATGGACAGTTCCTAAATCAGATTTTTTTGAATCAAGCAAATTAAATCCTGAATGGTCATTTTTGGGTTATACATCTAATGCTACTTATTCTCTTACAGAACGACCAGGCTGGCTTAGATTATCTCCCAAAACCAGTACTAAACCTAATACTCTTATTAAAAACGATGGTGAACATAATTATTCTTTAATTACAAAATTAGATTTTAATCCTGAATCAGTAAACCACGAAGCTGGATTGTGGATTATTAATGGTCCTCAAACTCTTACTGTTAAAGTATACAGTACTGTGAATAGCAGTGGTAAAAAAGTTTTTGCTTTTAGTTTTGATAAAACCTATTACGAAGTTGAAAATACAATTGGAAATATTGTATGGCTAAAATTAATTCGTGATGAACATTTGATGTCTGGTTATTACAGTGCTGATGGATGTAAATGGTATCAAATCGGTCAAACTATTGATGCATCGGCTATTGATAAAGAACAAACTCAATTCAATAATTTTACTGGAAATCGTCAGGGAATTTACGTAAAAGGTAAATTAGCTTATTTTGATCTTTATATTTATCGAGATGCATACACAAAAATAACAGCACAAAATCCAGCTAATAAACTAGGAGTTAGTCCAGCAGGAAATTATTTAGAAAGTATTAATAATAATGACTGGGCTATGTATGCAGGTGTTGAGTTTGGGCATGATGATTATAAAAACATTCCTGATTCTATTGAAATCTCTGCATCGAGTAATACAACAGGTGGAATTGTTGAAGTCTGGCTCGATTCAATTGATACAGGTAGAAAAATTTCAGAATGCAAAATTGAAAATACAGGAGGATGGACTAAATACAATATTTTCAAAGCGGCAGTTGTTGATTCGGTAACTGGAAGTCACGATGTTTATTTTAGATTTATTGGTACAGGTACTGATCAGCTTTTCCGTATAAATTGGTTTAGATTTATTAGTAAGATTGATACTCTAACTTCTATCAAAGATACTTATGGTGAATTAAATTATCAAAAAACTTATCAACTTTATCAGAATTATCCTAATCCATTTAATAGTACTACGAGAATTAGTTTTTCAATTTCAGAAGATTCATTTGTTTCATTAAAAATTTACGATTTACTCGGGCGAGAAGTTGTAACTCTTATCTCTGATAAATTATTAGCTGGTAATCACATTCTAAATTGGGAAGTTAATAATCTGACGAGCGGAATTTATTTATGTCAATTGAAAGCAGGAAATTTTATTGATACAAAAAAGCTTGTGTTGTTAAAATGA
- a CDS encoding M28 family metallopeptidase — MKLKSILSLLFFIIACSQNNFEDARNLINENNLVNHIKVLASDEFLGRSPGHEGEEKTINYLIEQYKKIGLKPADGKKFIQEINLVELTPSVNPKINIQGRNGKVELKYADDFVAITRRVAEEIKIEPTEIIFAGYGINAPEYNWNDFKDIDVKDKIVIVMVNDPGFATKDTTLFNGKAMTYYGRWTYKYEEAARQGAAGVFIIHETDAASYPWEVVKNGRVGPQYFIEEKDKNFSRCKFEGWITFEKAKQIFNLAGLNLDDELKKAASRNFKAKSLGLTTSFTIKNKIEHIKTRNVLGVLPGTELSDEYIFYMAHWDHLGYDQSLKGDNIFNGARDNASGVAGILQIAEAFSKLNPKPKRSIAILSLAAEEQGLLGSEYYVKNPIIPLNKIIAAINLDGLNIFGRTKDISILGYGQTELDNYIKEEAQKLGKIVKPDPNPESGGYFRSDHYNFFKAGIPAIYIRHGVESVDGKNIQKLSREWNKNHYHKVTDEYNSQWDLSGMVEEVQMLFDIGYKLSNEKTYPKIK, encoded by the coding sequence ATGAAACTCAAAAGTATACTTTCATTATTATTTTTCATTATTGCATGTTCACAAAATAATTTCGAAGATGCAAGAAATTTAATCAACGAAAATAATCTTGTAAATCATATCAAAGTATTAGCTTCTGATGAATTTCTGGGTCGCTCTCCCGGTCACGAAGGTGAAGAAAAAACAATAAATTATTTAATTGAACAATACAAGAAAATTGGATTAAAACCTGCAGATGGGAAAAAATTTATACAAGAAATTAATCTTGTAGAATTAACTCCATCAGTCAATCCTAAAATAAACATTCAGGGTAGAAATGGTAAAGTGGAACTTAAATATGCTGATGATTTTGTAGCAATAACAAGGAGAGTAGCAGAAGAAATTAAAATAGAACCAACAGAAATAATATTTGCAGGTTATGGAATTAATGCCCCTGAATATAACTGGAATGATTTTAAAGATATTGATGTGAAAGATAAGATAGTAATCGTAATGGTTAACGATCCGGGCTTTGCAACAAAAGATACTACTTTGTTTAATGGAAAAGCAATGACATACTATGGTCGATGGACATATAAATATGAAGAAGCTGCTCGTCAGGGAGCTGCTGGAGTTTTCATTATTCACGAAACAGATGCTGCAAGTTATCCCTGGGAAGTTGTAAAGAATGGAAGAGTAGGACCTCAATATTTCATTGAAGAAAAAGATAAAAACTTTTCACGCTGCAAATTTGAAGGCTGGATTACATTTGAAAAAGCAAAACAAATTTTTAATCTGGCAGGCTTAAATTTAGATGATGAATTAAAAAAAGCTGCAAGCAGAAATTTCAAAGCAAAATCTTTAGGATTAACAACATCTTTTACAATCAAAAATAAAATTGAACACATTAAAACCAGAAATGTACTTGGAGTTCTCCCTGGTACTGAATTATCTGATGAATATATTTTCTATATGGCTCACTGGGACCACTTAGGTTACGATCAATCATTAAAAGGTGATAATATTTTTAACGGTGCAAGAGATAATGCAAGTGGTGTGGCTGGTATTTTACAGATTGCAGAAGCATTTTCAAAATTAAATCCCAAACCTAAAAGATCAATTGCAATTCTTTCTCTTGCTGCAGAAGAACAGGGACTGCTTGGTTCAGAGTATTATGTCAAAAATCCAATTATTCCGCTTAATAAAATTATTGCTGCTATCAATCTTGATGGCTTAAATATTTTTGGTCGTACTAAAGACATATCTATTTTAGGATATGGACAAACAGAACTCGATAATTACATTAAAGAGGAAGCACAGAAACTTGGCAAAATAGTAAAACCAGATCCCAATCCTGAAAGCGGCGGTTATTTCCGTTCCGATCATTATAATTTTTTTAAAGCAGGAATACCTGCAATTTATATTCGTCATGGAGTTGAATCTGTTGATGGTAAAAATATTCAGAAACTATCAAGAGAATGGAATAAAAATCATTATCACAAAGTTACTGATGAATATAATTCTCAATGGGATTTAAGTGGAATGGTTGAAGAAGTTCAAATGTTATTTGATATTGGATATAAATTAAGCAACGAAAAAACATACCCAAAAATTAAATAA
- a CDS encoding carbohydrate kinase family protein — protein MMLNVTAIGEILYDIYPDKKRLGGAPFNFIYHIWKILGKANFISSVGSDDNGKEILNYLNSIGFNTDLIIVDEKHPTGTVQVYLDENKIPHFTISSECSYDYLTLNEKALEVIEHNTDILYFGTLSQRSEISRKTIKSLLGRHIKYFCDLNLRHDFFTEEMILEALTASNVVKINYQEFEKIKKILDINTNDNIAIEIIANKFNIDLLSITLGSDGAILYNKKAMSKYKTETKNIVDTVGAGDAFAAILCIGYLVDMDINSINKLANEFATEICMIEGAIPVEDSIYDKYRKIFSSY, from the coding sequence ATGATGCTAAATGTTACCGCCATTGGAGAAATTTTATATGATATTTATCCAGATAAAAAACGTCTTGGTGGTGCACCTTTTAATTTTATTTATCACATCTGGAAAATTCTTGGTAAAGCTAATTTTATTTCAAGTGTTGGTAGTGATGATAATGGAAAAGAAATATTGAATTATCTTAATTCGATAGGTTTCAATACAGATTTAATTATAGTTGATGAAAAACATCCTACAGGCACAGTACAAGTTTATTTAGATGAAAATAAAATTCCTCATTTCACAATTTCTTCTGAATGCTCCTATGATTATCTTACATTAAACGAAAAAGCTTTAGAAGTAATAGAACACAACACAGATATTTTATACTTCGGAACACTTTCTCAACGCAGCGAAATATCAAGAAAAACAATCAAATCACTTTTGGGAAGACATATAAAATATTTTTGCGATCTGAATTTACGTCATGATTTCTTTACAGAAGAAATGATATTAGAAGCACTTACCGCAAGTAATGTTGTAAAGATTAATTATCAAGAGTTCGAAAAAATTAAAAAAATCCTTGATATAAACACTAATGATAATATTGCAATAGAAATAATAGCGAATAAATTTAATATCGATTTGTTGAGTATAACACTTGGAAGTGATGGTGCAATACTTTATAATAAAAAAGCAATGAGCAAATACAAAACAGAAACAAAAAATATTGTTGATACAGTTGGAGCTGGAGATGCATTCGCTGCAATTCTTTGCATTGGTTATTTAGTAGATATGGATATTAATTCTATTAATAAATTAGCAAATGAATTCGCTACAGAAATATGTATGATTGAAGGAGCAATTCCAGTTGAAGATTCAATTTATGATAAATATAGAAAAATATTTTCAAGTTATTAA